A stretch of Nonomuraea africana DNA encodes these proteins:
- a CDS encoding ATP-binding protein, with translation MAAVRLGTQLFVLQMVIVVLAVSGTAVVWAQHTRTQLDSQYQQRALAIAEAVAGMPQVRAAFAAEDPSALLQPIAAGVQLETGADYVVIANREQKRYAHPNTSLIGKRLSTDGSQVLTGQKWVGVQTGTIGTTVRGKAPIYDEYGTVIGLTSVGVLVEKVDAQVGAVLAPLLYTALAVLVAGSAAAALIVRRVRRQTFGLEPGEIAKLLEQREGVLHGVKEGVLALDMEGRVTLVNDAARELLGEVGADLTAMPVSERMRDVLGGADPGEDRIVLHGERVLVLNRTPVSVRGRQRGWVITLRDRTELVRLAAELDSASSATEALRAQAHEFANRMHTVVGLLELGEHDAAVSFITRTTRNTYATGIRDRVADPTLAALLLAKSAEAAERGATLVLADDTCVPEGVIDDPQDAVLVVGNLVANAIDALDGAQGTIEVSVRATEEGLRVRVGDSGPGITADLVEEVFREGFTTKAAHSGPRGLGLALTRQACMRRGGWVRVHNAGGAVFTALLP, from the coding sequence ATGGCAGCTGTGAGACTCGGCACGCAACTCTTCGTGCTGCAGATGGTGATCGTCGTCCTCGCCGTCAGCGGCACCGCTGTCGTGTGGGCCCAGCACACCCGCACCCAGCTCGATTCGCAGTACCAGCAGCGGGCGCTGGCGATCGCCGAGGCGGTGGCGGGGATGCCGCAGGTGCGGGCCGCCTTCGCCGCCGAGGATCCGTCCGCGCTGCTGCAGCCCATCGCCGCGGGCGTCCAGCTGGAGACCGGCGCCGACTACGTGGTGATCGCCAACAGGGAGCAGAAGCGCTACGCCCACCCGAACACCTCCCTCATCGGCAAGCGGCTGTCCACCGACGGCTCGCAGGTGCTGACGGGGCAGAAGTGGGTCGGGGTCCAGACCGGCACGATCGGCACCACCGTGCGGGGCAAGGCGCCGATCTACGACGAGTACGGCACGGTCATCGGGCTCACCTCGGTCGGCGTGCTCGTGGAGAAGGTGGACGCCCAGGTGGGGGCGGTCCTGGCGCCACTGCTCTACACGGCGCTCGCCGTCCTGGTGGCCGGTTCGGCGGCGGCGGCGCTCATCGTGCGCAGGGTGCGCAGGCAGACCTTCGGCCTCGAGCCGGGAGAGATCGCCAAGCTGCTCGAGCAGCGCGAGGGCGTGCTGCACGGGGTCAAGGAGGGCGTGCTCGCCCTCGACATGGAGGGCAGGGTGACGCTGGTCAACGACGCCGCCCGCGAGCTGCTCGGCGAGGTCGGCGCCGACCTGACCGCGATGCCGGTCTCCGAGCGCATGCGCGACGTCCTCGGCGGCGCCGACCCCGGCGAGGACCGGATCGTGCTGCACGGCGAGCGGGTGCTGGTGCTCAACCGCACCCCCGTGTCCGTGCGCGGCAGGCAGCGCGGCTGGGTGATCACCCTGCGCGACCGCACCGAGCTGGTACGGCTGGCCGCCGAGCTCGACTCGGCCAGCTCGGCCACCGAGGCGCTGCGCGCCCAGGCCCACGAGTTCGCCAACAGGATGCACACCGTGGTCGGCCTGCTGGAGCTCGGCGAGCACGACGCCGCGGTCAGCTTCATCACCAGGACCACCCGCAACACCTACGCGACCGGCATCCGCGACCGCGTCGCCGATCCCACGCTGGCCGCGCTGCTGCTGGCCAAGTCGGCGGAGGCCGCCGAGCGCGGCGCGACCCTGGTGCTCGCCGACGACACCTGCGTGCCCGAGGGCGTGATCGACGACCCGCAGGACGCCGTGCTCGTGGTCGGCAACCTGGTCGCCAACGCGATCGACGCGCTCGACGGCGCGCAGGGGACGATCGAGGTCTCGGTGCGGGCGACCGAGGAGGGCCTGCGGGTGCGGGTCGGCGACTCGGGCCCCGGCATCACCGCCGACCTGGTCGAAGAGGTCTTCAGGGAGGGGTTCACCACCAAGGCGGCGCACTCGGGGCCGCGCGGGCTGGGCCTGGCCCTCACCAGGCAGGCGTGCATGCGCAGGGGTGGCTGGGTGCGCGTCCACAACGCGGGAGGCGCCGTGTTCACGGCGTTGCTGCCATGA
- a CDS encoding 2-hydroxyacid dehydrogenase — MKIWVPSEAAAGVLTDLPDVECVVYDGQGPVPDGADEVEVWIPPLIPVPDTPGLMAAMKRLKLVQTVTAGVEPYRPDLPQGVTLCNARGVHDAGTAEWAVGAMIAVLREFPGFVDAQRRGEWTYHHTGVLADARVLIVGYGSIGAALERRLEGFEVEVVRVARTAREGVHAMEELESLLPEADVVVLLVPATAETTGMVDAAFLARMKDGALLVNAARGAVVVTDDLVAELESGRLRAALDVSDPEPIPEGHPLWNAPGVFITPHVAGSTPASTRRSLRLIRSQLLRYLAGEPLKNVITESY, encoded by the coding sequence ATGAAGATCTGGGTGCCGTCCGAGGCGGCCGCCGGCGTGCTGACCGACCTGCCCGACGTCGAGTGTGTCGTCTACGACGGCCAGGGGCCGGTTCCCGACGGGGCCGACGAGGTCGAGGTGTGGATCCCGCCGCTCATCCCGGTGCCGGACACCCCCGGGCTGATGGCGGCGATGAAGCGGCTGAAGCTGGTGCAGACCGTGACCGCGGGCGTCGAACCGTACCGGCCGGACCTGCCGCAGGGCGTGACGCTGTGCAACGCGCGGGGCGTGCACGACGCGGGGACCGCGGAGTGGGCGGTCGGCGCGATGATCGCGGTGCTGAGGGAGTTCCCCGGCTTCGTCGACGCCCAGCGCAGGGGGGAGTGGACCTACCACCACACCGGCGTGCTGGCCGACGCGCGAGTGCTGATCGTCGGATACGGCTCCATCGGGGCCGCGCTCGAACGCCGGCTGGAGGGGTTCGAGGTCGAGGTGGTCAGGGTGGCGAGGACGGCCCGCGAGGGCGTCCACGCGATGGAGGAGCTCGAGAGCCTGCTGCCCGAGGCCGACGTCGTGGTGCTCCTGGTACCCGCGACCGCCGAGACGACGGGCATGGTCGACGCGGCCTTCCTGGCGAGGATGAAGGACGGCGCGCTGCTGGTCAACGCCGCCAGGGGCGCGGTGGTCGTCACGGACGACCTGGTGGCCGAGCTGGAGTCGGGACGGCTGCGCGCCGCGCTCGACGTGAGCGACCCCGAGCCGATCCCCGAGGGACATCCGTTGTGGAACGCGCCAGGGGTGTTCATCACCCCGCACGTCGCGGGCAGCACGCCGGCCTCGACCCGCAGGTCACTGCGGCTGATCCGCTCGCAGCTGCTGCGCTACCTGGCGGGCGAGCCGCTGAAGAACGTGATCACGGAGTCGTACTGA
- a CDS encoding VanW family protein: MANARPIDPPTDPFASVPTPPPGNGRKPRMGGLPPGVSPDIYGPGGRREPAPAGPNALPPVAPVPQPWPMAEPQRHDAPPPPPDFGFQERSSEPPRPPAKRGGRLLPVLAIVLGVLVALAYLVPAVAMSGSVLRGTRVGGVDIGGMTVTEAADTLRDELAPKVELPLDVEVNGRKETIDSDEAGVELDVVGTIEQAPSGFPDPVEVWRALTGTTEIEPKVSVESAQLARTVESLAAKVDQKAREGRVVFKGTTPVSVAPRDGVVLDQEAAVKLISDGFLKPRATVSLPVKVDQPTTTPAAVKAAAATAAKAVSGPITLTRDGKQAQIPASVIAANLTFVSDGEGALEPRFDARKALSGIESQLIDAAQAPRDATYDVVGDRLKLVPARKGKGVDDKRLAADVAKALASGGSRTIPVELAVVAPRLTDSELRGLGIKEKVGSFTTQHPCCQNRVTNIHLMADAVDGHIVRPGETFSINGLVGERTAAKGYLPAGQIVAGKMEDGVGGGVSQFATTMYNAAYFGGFEDVEHLAHMYWISRYPPGREATVFWPTVDLKWKNDSEYGVLVKTSYTSTSITVTLWSTKRYDKVESVTSPKRNVVPVVREQDDSPDCKPTEGHEGFTIDVTRVISNDGAEVKRDTKTTVYRMEKLVTCVKPPSDDLE, translated from the coding sequence GTGGCGAACGCCCGACCGATCGATCCACCGACCGACCCGTTCGCCTCGGTGCCCACGCCACCCCCGGGTAATGGCAGGAAACCCAGGATGGGCGGGCTGCCGCCCGGCGTCTCACCCGACATCTACGGCCCCGGAGGCCGGCGGGAACCGGCTCCCGCCGGGCCGAACGCGCTGCCGCCCGTGGCCCCCGTGCCCCAGCCGTGGCCCATGGCGGAACCGCAGCGCCACGACGCGCCCCCGCCGCCCCCTGACTTCGGATTCCAGGAACGCTCCTCGGAGCCGCCGCGCCCGCCCGCGAAGCGGGGCGGCCGCCTGCTCCCCGTGCTCGCGATCGTGCTCGGCGTGCTGGTGGCGCTGGCCTACCTCGTCCCCGCGGTGGCCATGTCCGGCTCCGTGCTGCGCGGCACCAGGGTCGGCGGCGTCGACATCGGCGGCATGACCGTCACCGAGGCGGCCGACACGCTCAGGGACGAGCTGGCGCCCAAGGTGGAGCTGCCCCTCGACGTCGAGGTGAACGGCCGCAAGGAGACCATCGACTCCGACGAGGCGGGCGTCGAGCTCGACGTCGTGGGGACGATCGAGCAGGCGCCCAGCGGCTTCCCCGACCCCGTCGAGGTGTGGCGGGCGCTGACCGGGACGACCGAGATCGAGCCGAAGGTCTCCGTGGAGTCCGCCCAGCTCGCCAGGACCGTCGAGTCGCTGGCCGCCAAGGTCGACCAGAAGGCCAGGGAGGGGCGCGTCGTCTTCAAGGGGACCACGCCCGTCTCCGTGGCCCCGCGCGACGGGGTCGTCCTCGACCAGGAGGCCGCGGTCAAGCTGATCAGCGACGGCTTCCTCAAGCCGCGCGCGACCGTGTCGCTGCCCGTCAAGGTGGACCAGCCGACGACCACGCCCGCCGCCGTCAAGGCGGCCGCCGCCACGGCGGCCAAGGCGGTGTCCGGACCGATCACCCTGACCAGAGACGGCAAGCAGGCGCAGATCCCCGCCTCGGTCATCGCCGCCAACCTCACCTTCGTCTCCGACGGCGAGGGCGCCCTCGAACCCCGCTTCGACGCCAGGAAGGCGCTGAGCGGGATCGAGAGCCAGCTCATCGACGCCGCCCAGGCGCCGCGCGACGCCACCTACGACGTGGTCGGCGACCGGCTCAAGCTGGTTCCCGCGCGCAAGGGCAAGGGCGTGGACGACAAGCGTCTCGCCGCGGACGTGGCCAAGGCGCTCGCGTCGGGCGGCAGCCGTACCATCCCGGTGGAGCTGGCGGTCGTCGCGCCGCGGCTGACCGACAGCGAGCTGCGCGGCCTGGGCATCAAGGAGAAGGTGGGCTCCTTCACCACCCAGCACCCCTGCTGCCAGAACCGAGTGACCAACATCCATCTGATGGCCGACGCGGTCGACGGCCACATCGTCAGGCCCGGCGAGACCTTCTCCATCAACGGCCTCGTGGGCGAGCGCACCGCCGCCAAGGGCTACCTGCCCGCCGGGCAGATCGTCGCGGGCAAGATGGAGGACGGCGTCGGCGGCGGCGTCTCGCAGTTCGCGACCACGATGTACAACGCGGCCTACTTCGGCGGCTTCGAGGACGTCGAGCACCTGGCCCACATGTACTGGATCTCCCGCTACCCGCCGGGCCGCGAGGCCACCGTCTTCTGGCCGACCGTCGACCTGAAGTGGAAGAACGACTCCGAGTACGGCGTGCTGGTCAAGACCTCCTACACGAGCACGTCGATCACGGTCACGCTCTGGAGCACCAAGCGCTACGACAAGGTCGAGTCGGTCACCTCGCCGAAGAGGAACGTCGTGCCGGTGGTCCGCGAGCAGGACGACAGCCCCGACTGCAAGCCGACCGAGGGCCACGAGGGGTTCACGATCGACGTGACCCGCGTGATCTCCAACGACGGCGCGGAGGTCAAGCGGGACACGAAGACCACGGTCTACCGCATGGAGAAGCTCGTGACCTGCGTCAAGCCGCCCTCCGACGACCTGGAGTAG
- a CDS encoding response regulator, whose amino-acid sequence MTVRVLVVDDDFMVARIHGGYVSKVQGFEVVGTAHTGAAALDAVAREHPDLVLLDIYLPDMSGLEVLNRLRGVDVLMISAARDLPTVREAMRGGAISYLIKPFTAAALAERLTQYAATRRQLTAIGPEVRQDDIDRLFGVVRAPLPKGLSSATCALVADALRQAAGDLSASEAAALTGLSRVSARRYLEYLCAAGRAELRPRYGTTGRPEHRYRWMS is encoded by the coding sequence ATGACCGTCCGTGTGCTCGTCGTCGACGACGACTTCATGGTGGCGCGCATCCACGGCGGCTACGTGTCGAAGGTGCAGGGGTTCGAGGTCGTCGGCACTGCCCACACCGGCGCCGCGGCCCTGGACGCGGTGGCGAGGGAGCACCCCGACCTGGTGCTGCTCGACATCTACCTGCCCGACATGTCGGGGCTCGAGGTGCTGAACAGGCTGCGCGGCGTGGACGTCCTCATGATCAGCGCGGCCCGCGACCTGCCCACGGTCAGGGAGGCGATGCGCGGCGGCGCGATCAGCTACCTGATCAAGCCCTTCACCGCGGCCGCGCTGGCCGAGCGGCTCACGCAGTACGCCGCCACCCGCAGGCAGCTCACCGCCATCGGCCCCGAGGTACGGCAGGACGACATCGACCGCCTCTTCGGCGTCGTGCGCGCGCCTCTGCCCAAGGGACTGTCCTCGGCGACGTGCGCCCTGGTCGCCGACGCGCTGCGCCAGGCCGCCGGCGATCTGTCGGCCAGCGAGGCCGCCGCGCTGACCGGCCTGTCGCGGGTCAGCGCCCGCCGCTACCTCGAATACCTGTGCGCGGCGGGCCGCGCCGAGCTGAGACCCAGGTACGGCACGACGGGCCGTCCCGAACACCGCTATCGCTGGATGTCCTGA
- a CDS encoding tripartite tricarboxylate transporter TctB family protein has translation MSAPRDDGATPGGAVPPPTGSHATNPPGEAKRHAWWRPELGLSLVVLVLGVLVIVGTLDVAAATSALGLGPRFFPMLVGGSLVLIGVFYTLDVLRGGRGDPEESEDIDADAPADWRSVGLVSGIFLAFTALLGTLGWIIAASLLFFGLSVVLGAGSKPRAAVIAVVLGVLSYVAFVKGLGVTLPGGLLQGVI, from the coding sequence ATGTCCGCGCCGCGCGACGACGGCGCCACCCCGGGTGGCGCCGTCCCTCCTCCCACCGGGAGTCATGCCACGAACCCACCAGGAGAGGCGAAGCGGCACGCCTGGTGGCGGCCCGAACTCGGCCTCTCCCTGGTCGTCCTCGTCCTGGGTGTGCTCGTCATCGTCGGCACGCTGGACGTCGCCGCCGCCACCTCGGCCCTCGGCCTCGGCCCTCGGTTCTTCCCGATGCTCGTCGGCGGCTCCCTCGTCCTCATCGGCGTCTTCTACACCCTCGACGTCCTGCGCGGCGGCAGGGGCGACCCCGAGGAGAGCGAGGACATCGACGCCGACGCCCCCGCCGACTGGAGAAGCGTCGGCCTGGTCAGCGGCATCTTCCTGGCCTTCACCGCGCTCCTCGGCACCCTCGGCTGGATCATCGCCGCCTCCCTGCTCTTCTTCGGCCTCTCGGTCGTCCTGGGCGCCGGCAGCAAGCCGAGGGCTGCGGTCATCGCCGTGGTCCTCGGCGTGCTCTCCTACGTGGCCTTCGTCAAGGGCCTCGGCGTCACCCTGCCCGGCGGCCTCCTGCAGGGGGTGATCTGA
- a CDS encoding PQQ-dependent sugar dehydrogenase — MGHMRAWFVIMMTAFTVVGCAAAPAEIAARPAGTASPTTTPGDPRTIAEGLSVPWAIAFTEGGDALVTERDSARLLRVTAAGKVTPLGEIEGVEPDGEGGLMGVAARGDQVFLYYTAASDNRIVRYRLAGDTLSDRKVIVKGIPKGGIHNGGRLAFGPDGFLYASTGETGDQALAQDRDSLAGKILRMTADGAPAPGNPFGTLVHSYGHRNVQGLAWDSSGRLYASEFGANSFDEVNLIEAGGNYGWPEVEGVGDDPDYVNPIVTWDTSEASPSGMAYAEGSLWVGALRGERLWQVPLDGAGSAGRPVDHLRDAHGRLRAVTLAPDGTLWIGTSNKDGRGDPRQGDDRIMSVPVG; from the coding sequence ATGGGACACATGAGGGCCTGGTTTGTGATCATGATGACCGCGTTCACGGTCGTGGGGTGCGCCGCGGCGCCGGCCGAGATCGCCGCCCGCCCGGCGGGCACGGCGAGCCCCACGACCACGCCGGGCGATCCCCGCACGATCGCCGAGGGGTTGTCGGTGCCGTGGGCGATCGCCTTCACGGAGGGCGGGGACGCGCTGGTGACCGAGCGCGACAGCGCGAGGCTGCTGCGCGTGACGGCGGCGGGGAAGGTCACCCCGCTGGGAGAGATCGAAGGCGTGGAACCGGACGGCGAGGGCGGCCTGATGGGGGTGGCCGCCCGAGGCGACCAGGTCTTCCTCTACTACACCGCCGCCTCGGACAACAGGATCGTCCGCTACCGGCTGGCCGGTGACACGCTCTCGGACCGGAAGGTGATCGTCAAGGGCATCCCCAAGGGCGGCATCCACAACGGAGGCAGACTCGCCTTCGGCCCCGACGGCTTCCTCTACGCCAGCACCGGCGAGACCGGCGACCAGGCCCTCGCCCAGGACCGCGACTCGCTCGCGGGCAAGATCCTGAGGATGACCGCCGACGGCGCGCCCGCGCCGGGCAACCCGTTCGGCACCCTGGTCCACAGCTACGGCCACCGCAACGTGCAGGGCCTGGCGTGGGACTCCTCGGGTCGGCTGTACGCCTCGGAGTTCGGCGCCAACTCCTTCGACGAGGTCAACCTGATCGAGGCGGGCGGCAACTACGGCTGGCCCGAGGTCGAGGGCGTCGGCGACGATCCCGACTACGTCAACCCGATCGTCACCTGGGACACCTCGGAGGCCTCCCCCTCGGGCATGGCCTACGCGGAGGGCTCGCTGTGGGTGGGCGCGCTGCGCGGGGAGCGGTTGTGGCAGGTGCCGCTGGACGGGGCCGGCTCGGCCGGCCGGCCGGTCGACCATCTGCGCGACGCCCACGGCAGGCTCCGCGCCGTCACCCTCGCCCCCGACGGCACCCTGTGGATCGGCACGAGCAACAAGGACGGCAGGGGCGACCCCCGTCAGGGCGACGACCGGATCATGTCGGTGCCCGTGGGCTGA
- a CDS encoding Bug family tripartite tricarboxylate transporter substrate binding protein: MRLRILAAIAALSVAALTGCGGQGTTGGTGTLRIMAPAAVGGGWDQTSRTAEQAIKSVFPDRKIEVFNVPGAGGTIGLAQLAGEKGNGNMLMTMGLVMVGAIEQNKSKVTLADTTPIAKLTEEYEIVVVPADSPLKTLADLAAAWKADPAKVSVAGGSAGGTDHILAGLMAKAAGVDPKRVNYIAHSGGGEALNALLGNKVTIGVSGVGEFAEHVKSGKLRALGVSSPARIDSVDAPTLKEGGLDVELANWRGMVAPAGVSDVDKKSLIDLVTKMHDSQAWKDAVAKNGWIDAFQTGQQFADFLTAEQTRVKAVIAEMGLVS, translated from the coding sequence ATGCGACTCCGCATACTTGCCGCAATTGCCGCCCTCTCCGTCGCGGCCCTCACCGGCTGCGGCGGCCAGGGAACGACCGGCGGAACCGGCACACTGCGCATCATGGCGCCCGCCGCCGTCGGCGGCGGGTGGGACCAGACCTCCCGTACGGCGGAGCAGGCCATCAAGTCCGTCTTCCCCGACCGGAAGATCGAGGTCTTCAACGTGCCCGGCGCCGGAGGCACCATCGGCCTGGCCCAGCTCGCCGGCGAGAAGGGCAACGGCAACATGCTCATGACCATGGGCCTGGTCATGGTCGGCGCGATCGAGCAGAACAAGTCCAAGGTCACGCTGGCGGACACGACGCCCATCGCCAAGCTGACCGAGGAGTACGAGATCGTCGTCGTGCCCGCCGACTCGCCGCTGAAGACGCTGGCCGACCTGGCCGCGGCGTGGAAGGCCGACCCCGCCAAGGTGTCGGTCGCGGGCGGCTCGGCCGGCGGCACCGACCACATCCTGGCCGGGCTGATGGCCAAGGCGGCCGGCGTCGACCCCAAGCGGGTCAACTACATCGCCCACTCGGGTGGCGGTGAGGCGCTCAACGCCCTGCTCGGCAACAAGGTCACCATCGGCGTCTCGGGCGTCGGCGAGTTCGCCGAGCACGTGAAGTCGGGCAAGCTGCGCGCGCTGGGCGTCTCCTCGCCCGCCCGCATCGACTCGGTGGACGCGCCCACGCTGAAGGAGGGCGGCCTCGACGTCGAGCTGGCCAACTGGCGCGGAATGGTCGCCCCCGCCGGGGTGAGCGACGTCGACAAGAAGTCGCTCATCGATCTGGTGACCAAGATGCACGACTCGCAGGCGTGGAAGGACGCGGTGGCCAAGAACGGCTGGATCGACGCCTTCCAGACCGGCCAGCAGTTCGCCGACTTCCTGACGGCCGAGCAGACGCGCGTCAAGGCGGTCATCGCCGAGATGGGGCTCGTCTCCTGA